Below is a window of Leucobacter sp. Psy1 DNA.
CGACCGTGCCCCTGAAGGGGCAGAGATCGGAACCCCCGTATTCCTCGGCGACGAGATCGAGCGCTACGTCATCGCCGCCCGGAAAATCGGAGGCGCCTCGTTCACGAGAGACGACGAACGGGCGCTCTCGACGCTTGCGCACGTCGCCAGCGAGACGGCGCGCATCCAGTACCAGGTCAATGCGCTCGAGCAACGCGCGAACAGCGATCCGCTCACGGGCCTCCCGAACTACGGGGCGTTCCAGCGCGCACTCGTCGAAGCGAACGAGCACCGACCGTATCGCGAGGGGATCGCGCTGCTGTTCATCGACCTCGACAACTTCAAGAAGCTCAACGACAGCTTCGGCCACCGCGCCGGCGACGAGATTTTGCGAGCGGTCGCCGAACGGTTGAAACGGACGGCCGGCGGCGGCGACTTCGTCTCCCGTGTCGGCGGCGACGAATTCGTCGTCGTCCTCACCGACCTCGACTCCATCGACCAGGCGAAGGCCAACGCTGACCGTATCGTCGACGCGCTGAGCGAGAGACTCATGATCGAGGGAAAGCAGCTGCGGCCGGTCGTCAGCGCCGGCCTGGCCTTCTCGAGTCACCGGGAAATCAACGCTCAGACGCTCGTCGAAGACGCCGACCGCGCCATGCTGCAGATCAAGCGGTCGCGTGACGCGGATGGTGCGCACCACGGCAGCAGCGTCGGGCTGTCCACGCACCGATCCACACGCACGAACGAGATCGTCGCGCGTGCGATCGAAAACAACAGGCTCTCGCTCGCCTTTCAACCGATCGTCGACCTCGAACGCGGAGAGATCTGGGCGTTCGAGGCGCTGGTGCGCTACGTCGATCCCGAACTCGGCCCGATCTCGCCACCGTCGCTCGTGGCCAGGGCCAAGAGCCTCGGACTCATGAACGAGCTCACCCGGCAGGTGGTGACGAAGGCGTTGGAGGCCGCTGAGTCGTTCCGCACCATCGTGCCGAGCATCGACTGCATGACGGTCAACCTGGAACTCGGGCAGATCAGCGAGCGGGAACTGGGGTCGTTCGTCCGCGAAGCCGCCGGAGCCCATCCAGACGTCTCACTGTGCATCGAGCTCAACGAGCGCTCGCTCCGCTCGGCCACCGACCAGCTGCGCCGAGATGCCGAGGCGCTGCAGGCCGCCGGGATCGTCATCGCCCTCGACGACTACGGCTCCGACGACTCCTCGGTGGGCTCCCTCGTCCACTTCCCGATGAACATCCTCAAGATCGACAAGAGCCTCATCAACAACCTCAATGACGCGAGGCAGCGAGAAGTGGTGAAAGCGCTCCAGGGGTTCAGCGACAACCTCGGCTACACCATGGTCGTCGAGGGGATCGAGACCGCTGCCATGGTCGAGGTCATGCGCAGGCTCGGGGCCGCAAGCGCGCAGGGTTTCCACTTCGGCCGCCCGCTCTCCTTCGCACTCACCCGCGATCGCCTCCAGCAGCGGGGTGCACAGGCCGTCGTCAGCTGAACCGCTCTAGGAGAGGTTCCGCCGTACTCCAGGAGCGGAACGACGCGTCAGAAGTGCTGATCGGCCTGCGACCTCGGCGTGACGTCGACGCCTGAGCTCAGGCGAGCGATCGCCTCTTCAGGCACGAAAGCGGGGTCGGGTTCGATGAAAGCGTCCACGACGCCGACGAAGGCGAGAGAGGCCACCGACCAGGCCTCGGTTCCCTCACCCACCGGAAAATCGAAGCGGGC
It encodes the following:
- a CDS encoding bifunctional diguanylate cyclase/phosphodiesterase, with the protein product MVVRHDRATKRGVIFGFAFIVFAIAIISSALAGLFASPPESWTLMLTIIGSVIICAPMQVRVGPSPGFPLVGVAVIMLAIPHPDISPFVGVGVWAIGIVVSQLVVRRNALHALQIAGLGSLSALAFTSVQAELPDDVLWTLPKLLLATCAYYFVFLLGEFVRYRLDAPFHSEGWRFSLSAKRVMTVVLLVTLATTAMNVSHAVVIPWLENDPDADLAPFIVLLAAAICYMLARRHAYTDVEYRLSAVVDAAVELPLESGDSLVSALRDRAKSIVDALDVEILDRAPEGAEIGTPVFLGDEIERYVIAARKIGGASFTRDDERALSTLAHVASETARIQYQVNALEQRANSDPLTGLPNYGAFQRALVEANEHRPYREGIALLFIDLDNFKKLNDSFGHRAGDEILRAVAERLKRTAGGGDFVSRVGGDEFVVVLTDLDSIDQAKANADRIVDALSERLMIEGKQLRPVVSAGLAFSSHREINAQTLVEDADRAMLQIKRSRDADGAHHGSSVGLSTHRSTRTNEIVARAIENNRLSLAFQPIVDLERGEIWAFEALVRYVDPELGPISPPSLVARAKSLGLMNELTRQVVTKALEAAESFRTIVPSIDCMTVNLELGQISERELGSFVREAAGAHPDVSLCIELNERSLRSATDQLRRDAEALQAAGIVIALDDYGSDDSSVGSLVHFPMNILKIDKSLINNLNDARQREVVKALQGFSDNLGYTMVVEGIETAAMVEVMRRLGAASAQGFHFGRPLSFALTRDRLQQRGAQAVVS